The following is a genomic window from Ethanoligenens harbinense YUAN-3.
AGACCGAAACCGAACGGCGGGATGCTGAAAAAGCCGTCGAAAAATACTGGACGGCCAACCGCGAAACGTTCCTCAAAGTTTACTCCAAGCTGCGCTATCTGCACGACAGTTTCGACCTGCGCAAATACGCATCGGAATACGATGACAATTTCTATATCTTCGGTTGGGTGCCGGAACAGGAAATTCCGCGTTTCACCAAGCAGTTCGACCGGTTCCCTCATGTGGACTGTGTCGTGGAAGGCATCGAGGAAGCGCCCGGCATCGAACCGCCAACCCATCTGGTCAACAATAAGATGGCGAAGCCGTATGAAGGCTATCTGGAGCTCTACGGCCTGCCGCTTTACAATGAGATTGACCCCACGCCGATCATGTCCATTACCTATTCGGTCATTTTCGGTATCATGTTCGGTGACATCGGGCAGGGCTTTGTCATTCTGTTGCTCGCACTGTTCATGAAGCTCAAGAAGAAGATGTTCTTAGGCGACATTCTGATCCGCTGCAGTATTTTCTCGATGATTTTCGGTTTTCTTTACAACTCGTTCTTCGGTTTTTCGGGTGAACGTGCCGTCCTGCCTCTCAACTTCAACCACGGCCAGTCCATCCTCCCGGTGGAAAACAGCGGCAACCTGATGTATGTGCTGCTGCTGTCGGTGGCCGGCGGCGCCTGTCTCATCATCTTTTGCATGGTGCTCAACATCATCAACGGTGTGCGGCAGAAAAACCCCGAAAAGACATTCTTCAGCCAGAACGGCGTAACCGGTCTGGTCTTCTATGTAGCCATCCTCATCGGCGTGGCGCTGATGATGTTCAAGGGCAGCAAACTCATCCTTAACCCGCTGTTCATCATCCTGCTGCTGGTGGTGCCGCTGCTCATCATCGCCTGCAAGGAACCGTTGGGGCGGCTCGTCGAGCACAAGAAAGACTGGGCGCCGCACAACATCGGCGAATTCATCATGCTGGCATTCTTTGAACTGTTCGACATCCTGCTTTCCTTTGTTTCCAACACCATTTCCTACATCAGGGTGGGGGCGTTCATCCTGAGCCACGCCGCCATGATGAGCGCCGTCTTTATCATCGCGCAGATGACCGGCAACAGCAACAACCCTATTGTGCTGATCGTCGGCAACCTGTTCGTCATCGGCCTGGAAGGGCTGATCGTGGGCATCCAGGGCTTGAGGCTCCAGTTCTACGAGATGTTCAGCCGCTTCTATGAAGGCGGCGGCAAAGCGTATGAGCCGGTGCGCATCCGGTATGAAAACTGACTGCCTGGACCGCACATGATTTTGCTTTTCCTTTATTCTTATTTTAATCCATAAACATTTTGGAGGAGAATTTTTATGTACTATCTGATTGCTTTGGGCCTGCTTGCCATCATCCTTGCCCCGCTGTTCGTCACCTACTACAACATGAAACGCGGTAAGAAAACCACCCATTCCAAACGTGCGCTCCTGTTTAACCTCGCTGCCTTCGCGGTCGTCTGCCTGACCGCCATCGTCCTGCCGCTGGGCGGCTTCGCTTCCGCCGCCACCACCGACAGCACCGGCCTTGCCACCGGTCTTGGCTATCTGGGCGCCGGCCTCTCCACCGGTCTGGCCTGCATCGGCGCCGGCGTGGGCGTCGGCCACGGCGCTGCGGCTGCCATCGGTGCGGTCACCGAGGACCCGAAGGTGTTTGGACGTGCGATGATCTTCGTGGTGCTTGGCGAAGGTATTGCGATCTATGGCCTGATCATCTCCTTCATGATCGTCGGCCGTCTGTAAGTAAAGTTGGTGAAGCGAAATGCGCTTTTACCTGATAAGCGATAATGTGGATACATTGGTGGGCATGCGGCTCACCGGCATTGAAGGCGTTGTGGTGCATGAGAAAAAAGAAGTGACCGAAGCCCTCCATGCCGCTATGGATAATCCCGACATCGGCATCGTTCTTGTAACGGAGAAGTTGGTGGCGCTCGTCCCCGACTTGGTCTATGACTTGAAACTCAACCGCAAGACCCCGCTGATTGTCGAGATTCCCGACCGGCACGGGTCCGGCCGCGCGCAGGACTCCATCACCCGCTATGTACGCGACGCCATTGGCGTAAAGATTTGAGGTGGGCGCAATGTCTGAAACAGATGTCAATCTGAAAAAATTCACTTCCGCAGTGCTCAACGACGCGGAACAGGAACGCGCAAAGATCCTTGCGGAAATCGAAGCCTACCGCCAGCAGGAACTGCAGCGCGCCGAAGAGGATGTGCTGCACGAAGCATATAATCTCATCCAAAGTGAGATCGCAAACATCCGTAACCAGCAGAGCCGCGCAATCTCGCTGGCCGAGCTGGAAGGCCGCCGCAAGCTGCTCCTGCTGCGCGAAGAGATCACGCAGAAAGTGTTCAAGGAAGCCGCCGAACGCATCGTGGCCTATACCCAAACCGACGCCTATTCCGAATGGCTGTGCGATGCCGTCAAGCAGAGCAGCGCCACCATGGCGGAAGGCGAACTGGTGATCGAGGTCAAGCGCGGGGAACACACCCCGGCAGCGAAACTGATTGCAGCCAGCGGGCGGAAAGCAACCGTACGGGAGGTGCCCGGCATCCTGATCGGCGGGTTCATCCTTGTCAACAACGAAAAAGGCTTTGTAATCGACGAAACGCTCGACCAGAAGCTGCAAAATGAAAAAGACTGGTTCGCCGCATCTTCGGGGCTCACCCTGAGACTCTGACGGGCCGGCTGTGCGCCTGCGGCCGCAGCGCATATTTTCAAGGCTTATTGAAGTAGGTGAAAAAATGGGTTCCAATAATGTGATTTACGGTATCAACGGCCCTGTTGTCACCGTGAAAGGTACCAAGGACTTCTCCATGCAGGAGATGGTGTATGTCGGCAAAAGCCGTCTGGTCGGCGAGATCATCGGCATCACCGACCAGTTCACCACCATCCAGGTCTATGAGCAGACCACCGGTCTGAAACCCGGCGAGCCCGTTTACAAGACCGACGCCCCGATGTCGGCCAACCTCGGCCCCGGCATCCTGACCAACATCTACGATGGTATTCAGCGCCCGCTGAAATACATTGAGAACAAATGCGGCCCGTTCATCGAAAAAGGGCTGGACGTGCCCGCACTGGATACCGAGAAAGAGTGGGACGTGACCGTCACCGTCAAGGTGGGCGATGAACTCAAAGGCGGCTTCATTTACGCCACCATCCCCGAAACCTCGCTCATCGAGCACCGGTGCATGGTGCCCCCGACGGTCTCCGGCAAAGTGGTAGCCGTGAAGCCGAACGGCAAATACAAGGTCAACGACACGGTCCTCACGCTGGAAAATGCGAAAGGCGAAAAACACGACCTCACGCTTTGCCACAAGTGGCCGATCCGTGTGGCGCGCCCGGCGGAAAAACGCATTCCCATCGACCGCCCGCTTATCACCGGCCAGCGTGTCATCGACGCCCTGTTCCCCATCGCCAAGGGCGGCACCGCCGCTATCCCGGGTGGTTTCGGAACCGGCAAGACGATGACCCAGCACCAGATCGCCAAATGGTGCGATGCCGACATCATCATTTATATCGGCTGCGGCGAGCGCGGCAACGAAATGACCGACGTGCTCGAAGAATTCGCCAAACTGATCGACCCGAAATCCAACAAACCGCTGACCGACCGCACCGTGCTGATCGCCAACACCTCCAACATGCCGGTGGCTGCGCGTGAAGCGTCCATTTACACCGGCATCACCCTCGCGGAATATTACCGCGACATGGGCTATCACGTCGCCATCATGGCCGACTCCACCTCCCGCTGGGCCGAGGCTCTGCGCGAGATCTCCGGCCGTCTGGAAGAGATGCCCGCGGAGGAAGGTTTCCCGGCATACCTGCCGTCCCGCCTGTCCGCGTTCTATGAACGCGCCGGCTATATGCACAACTTCAACGGCACAGAAGGTTCGGTCTCCATCATCGGTGCCGTTTCCCCGCAGGGCGGCGACCTTTCCGAACCGGTCACACAGAACACCAAACGTTTCATCCGCTGCTTCTGGGCACTGGACAAAGCGCTGGCCTACGCGCGCCACTATCCGGCCATCAACTGGATCTCCAGCTACAGCGAATATATCGCCGACCTCAAACCGTGGTTCGACGAAAACGTCAGCCCGGATTTCATCAAGTTCCGCAATGAGATCAACACCCTGCTGCACGAAGAAAATAAGCTGATGGAAATCGTCAAGCTCATCGGTTCCGACGTGCTGCCCGATGACCAGAAGCTGGTCATCGAGATCGCGCGCATCATCCGTGT
Proteins encoded in this region:
- a CDS encoding V-type ATP synthase subunit I yields the protein MAVAKMKLVNIVGRLKDFDTVVQQCCINGNFHVEQSATALEHVEEFHPIDTVNPYEKDLQKSIDIGVHANIPLHYSNFEHLDMSTEELSAYVSKAGFTLDALYARVRDLTQASGRYKQVLVQLEHLKTLHVSLDDIFNCSYIGFRFGRLPKDSYPKVYADHEGVELLFVPLEESDLFYWGFYVARKPQLAEADEFFNSLYFERIPIIEQAHGTPSEASVKIQKELEKTETERRDAEKAVEKYWTANRETFLKVYSKLRYLHDSFDLRKYASEYDDNFYIFGWVPEQEIPRFTKQFDRFPHVDCVVEGIEEAPGIEPPTHLVNNKMAKPYEGYLELYGLPLYNEIDPTPIMSITYSVIFGIMFGDIGQGFVILLLALFMKLKKKMFLGDILIRCSIFSMIFGFLYNSFFGFSGERAVLPLNFNHGQSILPVENSGNLMYVLLLSVAGGACLIIFCMVLNIINGVRQKNPEKTFFSQNGVTGLVFYVAILIGVALMMFKGSKLILNPLFIILLLVVPLLIIACKEPLGRLVEHKKDWAPHNIGEFIMLAFFELFDILLSFVSNTISYIRVGAFILSHAAMMSAVFIIAQMTGNSNNPIVLIVGNLFVIGLEGLIVGIQGLRLQFYEMFSRFYEGGGKAYEPVRIRYEN
- a CDS encoding ATP synthase subunit C, yielding MYYLIALGLLAIILAPLFVTYYNMKRGKKTTHSKRALLFNLAAFAVVCLTAIVLPLGGFASAATTDSTGLATGLGYLGAGLSTGLACIGAGVGVGHGAAAAIGAVTEDPKVFGRAMIFVVLGEGIAIYGLIISFMIVGRL
- a CDS encoding V-type ATP synthase subunit F; translated protein: MRFYLISDNVDTLVGMRLTGIEGVVVHEKKEVTEALHAAMDNPDIGIVLVTEKLVALVPDLVYDLKLNRKTPLIVEIPDRHGSGRAQDSITRYVRDAIGVKI
- a CDS encoding V-type ATP synthase subunit E, with product MSETDVNLKKFTSAVLNDAEQERAKILAEIEAYRQQELQRAEEDVLHEAYNLIQSEIANIRNQQSRAISLAELEGRRKLLLLREEITQKVFKEAAERIVAYTQTDAYSEWLCDAVKQSSATMAEGELVIEVKRGEHTPAAKLIAASGRKATVREVPGILIGGFILVNNEKGFVIDETLDQKLQNEKDWFAASSGLTLRL
- a CDS encoding V-type ATP synthase subunit A, producing the protein MGSNNVIYGINGPVVTVKGTKDFSMQEMVYVGKSRLVGEIIGITDQFTTIQVYEQTTGLKPGEPVYKTDAPMSANLGPGILTNIYDGIQRPLKYIENKCGPFIEKGLDVPALDTEKEWDVTVTVKVGDELKGGFIYATIPETSLIEHRCMVPPTVSGKVVAVKPNGKYKVNDTVLTLENAKGEKHDLTLCHKWPIRVARPAEKRIPIDRPLITGQRVIDALFPIAKGGTAAIPGGFGTGKTMTQHQIAKWCDADIIIYIGCGERGNEMTDVLEEFAKLIDPKSNKPLTDRTVLIANTSNMPVAAREASIYTGITLAEYYRDMGYHVAIMADSTSRWAEALREISGRLEEMPAEEGFPAYLPSRLSAFYERAGYMHNFNGTEGSVSIIGAVSPQGGDLSEPVTQNTKRFIRCFWALDKALAYARHYPAINWISSYSEYIADLKPWFDENVSPDFIKFRNEINTLLHEENKLMEIVKLIGSDVLPDDQKLVIEIARIIRVGFLQQNAFHAEDTFVPIQKQLKMMEIILHLYHRSKEIVAAAIPISKVLETGLYDKVVKIKYDIPNNKLELFDAYNKEIDDTFDKIIAGAKAAS